The following coding sequences lie in one Schistosoma mansoni strain Puerto Rico chromosome 3, complete genome genomic window:
- a CDS encoding subfamily A1A unassigned peptidase (A01 family), with translation MIKGVEFCNGCTATIDTGTSVILGEREQVTRINSLLGVSYHVTGRNVLDCSRIDMLPPIEFIFQKRKYILLPQHYVVKEYFWFGTTCSSPFEADDVLPSNFWILGDVFMRRFYTVFDFGQERIGLTYVSNKKNGTRS, from the exons atgataaaGGGTGTTGAATTTTGCAATGGATGTACTGCCACTATTGACACTGGGACATCAGTGATTCTTGGTGAAAGAGAGCAAGTGACCAGAATCAACTCACTGCTCGGTGTTTCCTATCATGTTACTGGAAGAAATGTCCTTGACTGTAGTCGAATTGACATGTTGCCTCCGATCGAGTTTATCTTTCAGAAAAGGAAGTACATATTGCTGCCACAACATTATGTTGTTAAG GAGTACTTTTGGTTTGGAACAACGTGTTCGTCACCTTTTGAGGCTGATGATGTCTTACCATCAAATTTTTGGATTCTTGGTGACGTTTTTATGAGAAGATTCTATACGGTATTTGATTTCGGTCAGGAACGTATTGGATTAACTTATGTTTCAAATAAGAAGAATGGAACGAGAAGTTAA
- a CDS encoding subfamily A1A unassigned peptidase (A01 family) produces MIPFIIVNFLPYLLGEIVKIPLHPLERSDSLLSYYTSYFRPSKKIYMYQWNNRNTSTPEQLINFENFQYYGEISVGTPPQKLRVLFDTGSTDIWFASRNCWFLDIFCWIFPFYDSSKSSTYVADGASYHVTYLDSNYSGFWSVDTIRINSLVIRNQSFAEMRSIFNRDYFTNKYDGIIGMSSSRISKFGKIPMFPNLLANSVNMDPIFSFYLNQ; encoded by the exons ATGATTCCATTCATCATTGTCAATTTTCTACCATATTTACTTGGTGAGATTGTGAAAATTCCACTCCACCCGTTGGAAAGATCCGATTCATTGCTTTCATATTATACGAGTTACTTTAGGCCTTCGAAGAAAATATACATGTATCAATGGAATAACCGAAATACATCTACACCAGAACAACTGATTAATTTTGAAAAC TTTCAGTATTATGGTGAGATATCAGTAGGAACTCCACCTCAAAAACTTCGAGTGTTATTCGATACAGGATCAACTGACATATGGTTCGCTTCAAGGAATTGTTGGTTTCTTGATATATTTTGTTGGATATTTCCGTTTTACGATAGCTCAAAATCATCGACTTATGTAGCAGATGGTGCCAGTTATCATGTCACTTATCTGGATAGTAATTACTCTGGATTTTGGAGTGTAGACACTATACGA ATAAACTCGTTAGTGATTCGGAATCAATCGTTTGCTGAAATGAGAAGTATATTTAACCGCGATTACTTCACTAACAAATATGATGGAATAATTGGCATGTCGAGTAGTCGGATATCGAAATTTGGTAAAATTCCGATGTTCCCGAATTTACTGGCAAATAGTGTGAATATGGAtccaatattttcattttatttaaatcagTGA
- a CDS encoding putative proteolipid protein, with protein sequence MSAVCSGQGRLWQRQKEKDPSFLYVIGRWVRNFPQFSDFILDGCLERVPFVSLIAFILVVCGSGIMCGTNFEALKRIDDVFEIRFYPIDEPKIFQTLGIILCVLTMIFGIINLIVGAVTTGDTRSKFYPNKHCILCGRRSSRFLLGLAYLATFIWLLVFVTLSIPVFLWVMVHIVCREETDYWRSINANKDERDFTYTFNLTHYGTFLFIASI encoded by the exons ATGTCGGCGGTGTGTTCAGGTCAAGGACGTTTGTGGCAGAGACAAAAGGAGAAAGATCCCAGTTTTCTTTATGTTATCGGACGATGGGTAAGGAATTTCCCACAATTTTCGGATTTTATTTTAGATGGTTGTTTAGAACGCGTGCCGTTCGTTTCTTTAATTGCATTCATTTTGGTCGTGTGCGGTTCGGGGATCATGTGCGGGACGAACTTCGAAGCGCTAAAACGTATAGATGACGTTTTTGAAATCAGGTTTTACCCGATAGACGA ACCGAAAATATTTCAAACATTGGGAATAATCCTGTGTGTTTTAACCATGATCTTTGGTATCATAAACCTTATCGTAGGAGCAGTCACAACGGGTGACACACGCTCAAAATTCTATCCCAACAAACATTGCATTTTATGCGGTCGTCGTTCTTCACGATTT TTGTTGGGGTTGGCCTACTTGGCTACATTCATTTGGCTTCTTGTTTTTGTCACTTTGTCTATACCGGTCTTTCTTTGGGTAATGGTACATATTGTATGTAGAGAAGAAACAGATTATTGGCGTAGTATTAATGCGAATAAGGATGAAAGAGATTTCACGTATACATTTAATCTTACACATTATGGTACGTTTCTATTTATAGCGTCAATTTAG